The segment GCGCAACGTGCCCTGCCCGACCGGAAGTTGCCGCTGCACGTGGTGCTGGTCTCCACGCTGCCGCGTACCGCGGACGGCGCGGTGGACACCGAGATGCTCAGCGCACTGCCCGTGCTCGACGAGGGAGTGCGGGCCGCCTGGCGCGACCGCCTGCTCGACGACCCGTCCCTCGGCACGGCCACGGTGACGGTCGCCCCGGCCCCGCAGCCCCCCGTGCCCTCCTGGTTCCACCGCCCGGCCTGGCAGCCCGCCCAGGCGCTGCCGGCCGCCGCGGACTGGTGCGGCGCGCGGGTGGTCCTGCTGGCGGCGGGCCAACGGGCACTGGCCGGCGCCCTGGCCCGGCTGGTCGACGCGCACGGTGGCCGCAGCACCGTCGTCGACGCGGAGCCCGCCCGGTCGCTCCCGTCCCTGGACACGCCCGCCCACGTCATCGACCTGACCGCGCTCGCCGCGTACGACCACGCCACCGGCAGCGAGCCCCCGGCGCCCGGACGGCCGATCGCCCTCGCCGGGCTGCTCGGCGTCCTGTCCACCCCGGGCAGCCGGTGCGCCTCCCTCACCGTTGTCGGCACCCCGGGGGCGGAGAGCGCCGCCGAGGCGGCGCTGCTGAAGAGCGCGCTCCAGGAGGCCCCGGGCCTCACCGGACGCTTCGTCGAGGTGCACGGCGACCCGGCCGGCGCCGTCGACGTCCTGGCCGAGCGGCTCCACACCGAGTTGCTCGGCCCCTCCGCCGAGCCGCATGTGGCCCTCACCGAGGAGGGACAGCGCCTGGTCCCACGGCTCACCGAGCTTCCCGCGGAGCCCGCTCCCGACGGGCCGGCGCCGGTCCCGGGCGGCCACCATCTGATCACCGGCGGCCTCGGTGGGATCGGCGTCGAGCTCGCCCGCCACCTCCTCACCCGGCACGGCGTCCGGCTCACGCTCGTGGGCCGCTCCCGGGCCGGGAACCACCCCCGGACCGAGGCCCTGCGCGCCCTTCAGTCCTTGGGCGACGTGCGGTACGTGGCGGCCGACATAGGCGACGCGGACGAGGTGCGCCGCCTGTTGTGGGAGTCCGGGGAGCCGGACGCGGTGTGGCACCTGGCCGGGGAGAGCACCGAGTTCCCCGCCGCCGAGGCCGCACCGGAGCGCTGGCGGAGCGTCTGGCATGCCAAGGTGACCGGCGCCCATCACCTGACGCACGCGCTGCGGCACCGGCAGGGCATGCCGTTCGTCTCCTTCTCCTCCGTCAACGGCTTCTTCGGCGGCGCCGCGACGGGCGCCTACGCGGCGGCCAACGCGGCTCTGGACGCACTGGCCGTACGGCAGCGCGCGCTGGGCCTGCGCGGCGTCAGCCTGGCGTGGAGCATGTGGCAGGAGACGGGCATGAGTCGCGGCTTCGCCCTGCGGGAGCTGACCGAGGCCCGCGGCTACCGCGTACTGCCGGCCGAGGACGCCCTCGCCTCCCTCGCCCCGGCACTCGGCCATGACCTGCCGTCCGTACTCATCGGGCTGAACCCCGCCGCCCCGTGGGTGCGTGCCCACACGACGGGGCCGGCGCTGCCCCTGGAACGGCTCACCGCCACGGTGACCGTCACCGGTCGCACGAAGGGTCCGGAAGCCGTACCGGCCGACACCACCCTGCCGGATGCCTTCGGCACACCGGTGCCGTGCGCGGTCGCCATCGCCTCACCGGAGGAGCACGCCACACCGGCCGCCCCCTCGGCGCCCGCCGGAGCACAGGCCCGGTTGACGAAGGAACTGACCGCGATCTGGTCCGAGGTGCTGGAGCGCGCGGACGTCGGCCCGGACGACAGCTTCTTCGACCTCGGCGGCCACTCGATCCTGCTGGTCACCGTCCGTTCCCTGGCCCACCGGCGGCTCGGGATCGATCTCCAGCTCGCGGACCTGTTCACCCACCCGACGCCCACCGCCATGGCCCGTCACCTCGGCAAGGGAGCCGGGCCGGCGCTCGACTCCGCCGCGGGTGCCGAGCGGGCCCGCCGCCAGCGGCAGGCACGCACACGCAGCCGAGCCGCCGCCCGAAAGGACCGACACCGCAATGGATGAGTACCGGGACGACAGCGACGGCCTCGGAATCGCCGTGGTCGGCATGACCGGGCGGTGGGCGGACGCTGCGGACATCGGGCAGTTCTGGCAGAACCTGCTGGACGGGCACGAGTCGGCCACGCCCATTCCCGGCCCGGCCCTGCTGGCCGCCGGCGGGACCGCCGCGGACCTCGACGATCCGAGCCTGGTCAAAATGGCCTCCACCATCGACGGCATCGACCGCTTCGACGGGGAATTCTTCGGCTACTCCCCGGCGGAGTCCCGGCTGCTCGATCCGCAGCAGCGGCACTTCCTGGAGGTCTGCCACCACGCCCTGGAACACGCGGGATACGACCCGGCGCGTTCAGGCGGCCAGTTCGGAGTTTACGCGGGCACGAGCCAGAGCGAGTACTACCTGAGCCACATCCACCCCCGGTACGCGGGCGAGCCGGGCTCGCTGCACCTGCTGGCCGCCAAGTCGGCCAACCTGCCGGACTCGTTCGCCACCCGCGTCTCGTACGAGCTGGATCTGACCGGGCCCAGCGTGTCGGTGCAGACGGCCTGCTCCAGTTCTCTGGTGGCCGTGCACCTTGCCTGCCAGGACCTGCTCAACTACCGCTGTGACACGGCACTGGCGGGCGGCTCGGCGCTCAATCCGTCGGCGGCCCGGGGCTACCGGTACGTGGAGCAGGGGGTGTTGTCGCCCGACGGCCGGACCCGGGCATTCGCCGCGGAGGCACGCGGCACCATCCGCGGTGACGGCGTGGCCGCGGTCGTGCTGCGCCGGCTGGAGGACGCGCTCCAGGACGGCGACCGCGTCTGGGGCGTGATCAAGGGCTCGGCGATCAACAACGACGGCCGGCGCAAGCCGGGTTTCACCGCCCCGAGCCCGGAGGGGCAGGCCGAGGCCATCCTTGCCGCGCAGCTCGCGGCCGAGGTGCCGGCCGACAGCATCAGCTATGTCGAGGCGCACGGCACCGGCACCCCGGTCGGCGACCCGATCGAGGTCGCCGCCCTGACCCGGGCGTTCCGGGAGAGCACGGACCGCACGGGCTTCTGTCTGCTGGGGTCGGTGAAGTCCAATGTCGGGCACACGGATGCAGCGGCCGGCGTCACCGGTCTGATCAAGGTGCTGCTCGCCATGGAGCACGGCGTGGTTCCCGCGACCGTGGGGTTCACCCGGCCCAACCCGGCCATCGACTTCGCCGCCACTCCCTTCCGGGTGAGTGGCGAGGCGATGCCGTGGCGGTCGTCCGACGGTTCCCCTCTACGGGCGGGCGTGAGCTCCTTCGGCGTGGGCGGCACCAACGCGCATCTGATCGTCGAGGAGCCGCCCCGCCCCGGGCCGGCCGACGCGGCGCAGGACGCCTTGCCCGGCGATCACGAGCTGCTGCGCGTATCCGCCCGTACCCCGTCCCAACTCGACGCGCTCTGCACACGGTTGGCCGACCACCTCGATACGCACCCGGAACAGCCGCTCGGGGACGTCGCCCACACTCTCGACACCGGCCGCCGGGTGTTCGCCCACCGCCGGGCGGTGGCCGGCCGCACCGCCGAGGACGCGGCCCGGCAGCTGCGGGAGGTGACGGGCACCCCTACGGCGGTGTCCGGCGACGCCCATCAGCCGGTGTTCCTGCTGCCCGGCGGCGGCGCCCAGTACCCGGAGATGGGCGCCGGGCTCTACCGCACCCGGCCCGTCTTCCGCGCCGAGATGGACCGTGCCGCGGCCGCGCTGCGCCCGGTCCTCGGCTACGCGCTCACCGAAGCGCTCTACGGCGGGCTACGACCGCCCGAGCAGGCGGAGTTCGCCTCGCTGGTGGCCGTCGAGTGCGCGGTGGTGCGGCTGCTGGCCTCCCACGGGGTCACGCCCGCCGCGCTGCTGGGGCACTCGCTCGGCGAGTACACCGCCGCGTACCTGGCGGGCGTGATGTCGTTCGACGATACGCTGCGCCTGGTGCACCGGCGTGAGCAGCTGGCCCGGCAGGCCGGCGGGGCGACGCTCGGGGTGTGGCTGGCGGAAGCGGAACTGCTGCCGTACCTGGACGGCGGCGACGTGGATCTCGCCACCGTCAACTCCCCGATCTCGTGCACGGTCTCCGGCTCCGAGGAGGCCGTCGACGCACTGGAGCGGCGGCTGACGGCAGACGGCGTGGGGTGCTCCCGGATCCGGCTGAGCCTGGCCGCCCACTCGCGGCTGCTCGACCCGGTGCTGCCGGAGTTCGCGGCGGCGGTTGCCGGGGTGAGCCTGCACCCGCCCCGCATCCCCTACCTCTCCAACGTCACCGGCACGTGGATCACGCCGGAGCAGGCCACCGACCCCGGGTACTGGGTCACGCACATGCGGCACACGGCCCGGTTCGCGGACGGGCTCGGCGAGCTGGCCCGCTCCGGCCACCGCACCTTCGCCGAGGCCGGCCCCGGCCACGGCCTGACCCGGCACGCGCGGGCCGAGCTGGGGGAGCGGGCGACCGTCGTCCCGATGATGCGGCACGCCCGGGCCACCCGCTCGGATGCCGGCACACTGCTGGACGGGATCGGACAGTTGTGGGCGGCCGGCGTGCCCGTCACGACGAAGCCGCCGGCCGGCCGGCGCCGCGTTCCGCTGCCGGGGTACCCCTTCGAGCGGACCCGGCACTGGATCGAACGGGCCGTGGGCCGGAGCACCCCACCGGTCACACACGCCCCGGCGACCGCCGGCTCCCCGCTCGGTCCCGACGGGGAGACCGCCGTGACGCAGCCCCCCGCAGCCGAACGGCACGCCCGGCGCCCGGCCCTGGACACTCAATCCGAACCGCCCCGCACCGACCTCGAACGGGACCTCCTCCAGCACTGGCAACACGTGCTGGGCATCGAGGGCATCGGCGTCCACGACAACTTCTTCGACCTACGGGGTGATTCACTGCTGGCGCTCCAACTCGTCAGCCGCATCGGCGCCGCACTGGGCACCACCGTGAGCGTCGCCCTCCTCGTCGAACACCCCACAATCGCCGCACTGGCCGAGCACATCGACAGCGGCGCACCCTCCAACGCACTCGACGTCGTGGTACCGCTGCGCCCGGCCTCGGACGGGAAGCAGGACGACGGCACCCCGCTGTTCTGCATCCACCCCGCGGGCGGCATCGCCTGGCCCTATGCCAAGCTGCTCCCGGGCATCGACGCACGCTTCCCGGTCTATGGCATCCAGAGCCGGGGGCTCACCGAGCCGGACGCCATGCCGCGGACGGTCGGGGAGATGGCCGACGACTACGTCCGCATGATCCGCACCGTCCAGCCGTCCGGGCCGTACGCACTGGCCGGCTGGTCGTTCGGCGGACTGGTCGCGCACGCGGCGGCCGAGCGGCTGGAACGGGACGGGGAAAAAGTGGGGCTGCTGGCGGTGCTGGACGCCTTCCCGGCCGCCCCGGACGAGCGTGTCGAACTGCCCACCGCCGAGGAGGTCGACGCGTTCCTCCTGCGGGCGCTGCCGGCCGACGCCGGCGTGACGGCCGGATCGGAGGAGCCCTCTGGGGACCGGGCCTCGATGCTGCGTGCGTTGCGCGGCTCGGGCAGCGTGCTCTCCGGGCTCGACGAGGCGGCGGTGCGCCGGATCGCGGACGTCATGCTGCACAACGTCGGGCTGCTGTCCGGCCATGCGCCGGGTACGGTCGGGGGCGATCTGCTGGCCTTCACCGCCGTCGAGAGTCACCCCCTTGGGGAGACGGCGCCCGCGACGCGGTGGAAGCCGTTCGTCCGGGGCACGGTGAGGAATCACGCATTGCCCTGTGACCACCACGGCGTGCTCAGTGGCGAGGCGCTCTCGGCCGTGGCTGCCGAACTCGACGCCCGGCTGCGGGAGATGACCGAGCCGGGCCGAACACCAGTGAAGGGTATCGATCCATGACTCCTCCCCACCCGCCCGGCGCGCCCGTCCCCGCCATACCGCCGGACGGCGCCGTCGTCCGGCCGCGGCCGGTGGAGGCACCGGTGATGCGCCTGTTCCTCCTCCACCACGCCGGCGGCTCCCACCTCGCCTACCGTGAGTGGGCCGGGAACCTACCGGCCGACTGGGAGCTCTGTCTGATCGAGGCGCCGGGGCGCGGCCGGCTCCGCCGGCTGGCGCCGCACCCGGCCGTCGGCGGTCTGGCGCGGTGGGCGGCCAACGCCGTAGAGCCCCTGTCGGACCGGCCGTTCGGCATTTTCGGGCACAGCCTGGGCGCGATGGCCGCCTACGAGCTGACCCGCCTGCTCCAGGCGGAGGGGCGGGCACTCCCGCGCTGGCTGGGCATCTCCGCGGTGCGACCGCCGCACGCCGGCCCCGAGGCCGTCCACCACCGCAGCCATCTGCCCGACGGCGAACTCAAGGAGGAGCTTGCGCGGATCGGCGGGACGCCCCGCGAGGTGCTGGACGAGCCGTCGCTGTGGGGGCTGATCGAGCCGCTGCTGCGGAACGACTTCGCAGCCGCCGAGCACTGGCAGCCGGACACCGCGCTGCCGCCGCTCGCGGTGCCGCTCTCGGTGTACGGCGGGGCGGGCGACCCGGCCGTGACCGCGCCGTTGCTGGCCGGCTGGGAGCGGTGGACGACGTGCTGGCTCGGGCTGCGGCTCTTCCCGGGCGGCCACTTCTACTTCCAGCAGGCGGTGACGGAGGTGGTCGGGCGGATCGTTGCGGACCTCGCGGAAGCCCGTCCCGTGTAGTCGTCGGCCGACCGTCGGTCGCGCCCCCACAAGCACCGCTCCTCCGCCCCACAAGCACCGCTCCTCCGTGGTGGCCCGGCTGAAGGCACCGGGCCCGACCGGATGCACCCGCACCTCCAGCGGTGGACAGCCGGGCACGGCGGCCGAGCCGCGCTCCCCCCGGCGAGGGCGGTGCCCAGGGCGAGTCCGGATGCGGCGAGGACCGGGCCGGTGCGAGCAGCTGCTGCCCGGCCCGCGCCCGGTCCTCGGCGGACCCGGTCGGTATCTCCGGTGCCCTACTCCCGGAGCAGCTTCTTGAGCACTTTCCCGGCCGGGTTCCTCGGCACCTGGTCGATGAAGGCGATGCGCCGGGGCCGCTTGTAGGGGGCGAGCTGCCCGGCGGCGTGCCGTAGCAACTCCGCGGTGCCGACGTCTTCGTCGGCCACGACGAAGGCGAGCGGAACCTGGCCGTAATCGTCGTCGGGGATGCCGATGACGGCGGCTTCGTGCACCGCGGGGTGAGTGGTCAGGGCCCGTTCGATCTCGGTCGGGTAGACGTTCTGCCCGGCGCGGATGATCAGATCCTTGCTGCGGTCGACGAGGTGAATGCGGCCGTCGGGGTCGAGGAAGCCGAGGTCGCCGGTGCGGGTCCAGCCGTCGACCGTGATCTCGGCGGTGGCCGACTCGTCGTTCCAGTAGCCACGCATCACACCGGGCCCGCGGACACAGATTTCGCCGATGGCGCCCGGGGGCACCTGCCGACCGCGCCGGTCGAGGGCGCGGACGGACATCCCGGGGATGACGCGTCCGCTCGGGAGCCGCTCGGCCATGCGCTCCGGTGCCGGGTGTTCCTCCGGGCCGAGGGTGACGAACGGGCCGCCGACCTCAGTCATGCCGTAGACCTGGCGGAAGCCGCAGCCGAGCCGACGGGCGGCCTCGGCGTAGACATCGACGGGCATCGGCGAGGCCCCGTAGAGGATCTCGCGCAGGGAGGACAGATCGGTGCGCTCGAAGCCCTTCGTCCGAAGCAGGAAGCGCAGCATCTGCGGTACGAGCCAGATGTGGGTGGCCCGGTTGGCCTCGATCGCCGCGAACGAGGCCTGCGGCGTGAACCCCGGCAGCAACACCACGGTGGCGCCCGCGGCCATATAGGTCAGCGACACCACCATGCTGCCGTGGTAGAGCGGGCAGCAGTTGACCAGCACCATCTCATCGACGGGCCGGGCCACGGCCAGCCAGCCGAGGGCGATGGCCCGGAAGGAGGCGTGGTCGACGGTGACTCCCTTGGCCCGGCCGGTGGTCGCCGAGGTGTGCAGGATCGCCGCGAGCGCGTCGTCCGGGATGTCCGGCAGCGCTTCGGTGCCCGTGGACTCCGCGCCGAGGGCGGCGAACTCCGCGCCGTCCAAGGCGAGACGGAGGCGCACCGGCAGATCGGGGTGGCGGTCCAGCAGCGCCGCCTCACCGATCACCGCGACCGGCTCGGTGCGCTCCACGACGCCCGTCACCTCGGCGGGGGTCAGGCTGTGATTCAGGGGCACGAAGAGCGCCCCCAGGCGAGCCAGCGCGAAGTACGTCTCCAGGACCTCGATGCGGTCCAGCGAGAGCACCGCCACCCGGTCGCCGCGTCCTATGCCGCGCGCAGCCAGCCCATGTGCCAGGCATACGGTCCGGTCCCGGAACTCGGCCCAGGTGACCGAGCGGTGCTCGTCCACCAGGGCCGTGCGGTGCGGGAAACACTGCCCGTTGCGCTCCAGAAGCTGGGCGAGCCACATCACGAGCCGCCGGGGGAGGTGCCGCCGCGCTCGGCGACGAAGCGCTCGTAGTCGCCGAGGGTGGTCAGCCCCTCCATATCCTTGCCGGTGACCTCCACCCCGGTGTGCTGCTCGATGAGCAGAACCAGGCGCACCAGGTCTCCCGAGTCGATGCCGCTGGCACTGAGGTCGGTGTCTTCACCGAGGACGTCGGCGAACTCCCGAGTGCCGGTCAGCTCGACCAGCATCTCCCGTACGGTACTCATGCGTTGCCCTTCCTTGGCGGGTTCCTTGCCGTGAGAAGAGGCGCGGCGGCCGGCCGGCTCTCCGTCCGGCCCGCGTGGCCTTCGTCACCCACCGCCCAGGGATAGACGACCCGGGCGGCGCACTCCTGAGCAGGTGAAGCAGGTCTTCCCCACCCCGCCGTCCCCCCGGAACCCGTTGCTGACGGGCCGGGCCATCGGACGGAAGGGCCGGGGAAGACCCGGCACCACCCGACGAAGGAGGTACTGTGCACGGGCCGAGTGAGGACGACCTCCACGCGCACTTCGAGGCGCTCCTGGCCGCCGGCCGGCAGATCGAGCCGCGCGACTGGATGCCCGACGGCTACCGCCGCATGGTGCTGCGCCAGATCGCCCAGCACTCCCACTCCGAGATCATCGGCATGCAGCCGGAGGGCGCCTGGCTCACCCGCGCGCCCTCGCTGCACCGCAAGGCGAGCCTCCTGGCGAAGGTGCAGGACGAGGCCGGCCACGGGCTGTACCTCTACGCGGCCGCCGAGACGCTGGGCGCCGACCGGGCCAACCTGCTGGACGCCCTGCACCGCGGTCACCAGCGCTACGCGGCCACCTTCAACCATCCCGCCCTGACCTGGGCCGACACCGGAGCCATCGCATGGCTGACGGACGGCGCGGCGGTGGTCAACCAGGCCCCGCTGTGCCATACCTCGTACGGCCCGTACGCGCGGGCCATGCGACGGGTGTGCCAGGAGGAGGCGTTCCACGTCCGGCAGGGCTACGACGTGTTGTGGTCGCTGTGCCAAGGGACACCGGAGCAGAAGGAGATGGCCCAGGACGCGGTCAACCGCTGGTGGCTGCCGGCGGTGGCGCTGATGTTCGGCCCGCCCGACACCGCGGCGGGCGGGGCGGATGCGCGCACCGCCGCCATGGGCGCGGCCGTCAGCCGGCGCTCGATGGCCTGGGGCATCAAGCAGCACACCAACGACGAGCTGCGGCAGCGCTTCGTCGACAACTGCGTGCCGCAGGCCGAGCGGCTCGGTGTGACCCTGCCCGACCCGGCGATCCGCTGGAACGAGGAACGCGGCCACTACGACTTCAGCGCGGTCGACTGGCAGCAGTTCCGGGACGAGCTCGCCGACGATTCGGCCTGTGCCCGGCAACGGCTGGCCCATCGAGTGGCGGCGCACGAGAACGGTGCATGGGTGCGCGAGGCCGTCGACGCCTATGCGGCGTACTCCGCGGCACACCGCGCAAGGGAGGAGACGCCATGAGCGAGCGGCCCGCACACGTGCGGACCCCGTGGGAGGTGTTCCTCCGGCCGCGGCGCGGCCTGGCCCACCAGCACGTCGGCTCGGTGCACGGCGCCGACGCCGACATGGCACTGGCCAACGCCCGGGACCTCTACACCCGCAGGGGCGAGCCGGTGTCCCTCTGGGTGGTGCGCTCCGACGCGGTGCGCGCCTCCTCGCCGGACGAGAAGGACCCGCTCTTCGCGGGCGCGTCCGGCAAGCCGTACCGATACCCCGAGTACTACGTGCCGCTCAACGAGGGGGAGAACCATGCCGGTTGACCTCGACCCGGATGGCGCGGAGTACGCGCTGCGGCTGGGGGACGACGCGCTGGTCCTGTGCCAGCGGCTGTGTGCCTGGGTGACGCACGCGCCAACCATCGAGGAGGACCTCGCGCTGTCCAACATCGCCCTGGACCTGCTCGGCCACGCCCGAGTCCTCCTTGCCCGCAGCGGCCGGCTCGACGGCAGCGGGCGCAGCGACGACGACCTCGCCTACCGCAGATCCGAGCGGACGTTCCGCAACGCGCTCCTGCTGGAACTGCCCAATGGTGACTTCGGGATGACCATCGCTCGGCAACTGGTGTACGCGGTGTACGCCGGACTGCTCTACACGGACCTGACGCGCTCCCACGACACGGAGCTGGCGGGCTTCGCCGGACGAGCCGCCAAGGAGGTCGAGTACCACCGCCTGCACGCCGCCCGGTGGGCGGTGCTGCTGGGCCGCGGCACGGCGGAGAGCCGCCGGCGCATGCAGGCAGGTGTCGCGCTCGTCTGGCCGTACGCAGCCGAGCTGTTCGAGCCGGACGAGCTGACGCAACGACTGGCGGCCAACGGGACGTGCGTCAGTCCGGCGCGGCTGCGGGAGCCGTGGGAGACGGACGTGGCGGCCGTCCTGGCCGAGGCAGGGCTGGACGTGCCGACCCCGTCCTGGCGGGCGACCGGCGGCCGGTCCGGGCTGCACACCGAGGCACTCGGTCCGTTGCTGGCCGAGTTCCGGTCGGTGTACCACCAGTACCCCGGGGGTACCTGGTGAGCGCGGCTCCGGTGCCGGGCACCGAGGAGATCCTCGCGCGGGTGGGCGCCGTGCCCGATCCCGAGCTGCCCATGATCACCCTTGCCGATCTAGGGGTCATCCGCGCGGTGGAGACGGCCGCGGACGGCGCGGTGGAGGTCATCGTGACGCCGACGTTCCTGGGCTGTCCGGCCATGCCGGTCATCGTGGCGGGCATCCGGGACGTGCTGGCCGAGTGCGGCCACCCCGAAGGACGGGTGCGGCAGGTGCTCTCGCCGGCCTGGACCACGGACTGGATCGGTGCCGAAGGCCGGCGCAAGCTCGCCGAGCACGGCATCGCCCCACCGGGCGAGTCCGGGGCGCCGCTTCCGGTCCGTCTGGGGCTGGGGGTGCCGTGCCCGTCCTGCGGTTCCCACGCGACACGGCCGCAGAGCCCCTTCGGAGCCACCCGGTGCCAGTCCGTGCTGGTGTGCACGGCATGCCGGGAGAGCTTCGCCCACTTCAAGGCGGTGTGAGGCCGGCATGACGGATGTGAAGCGCCGGGCGGCGGGCTGGTACCGCCTGCCGGTGGCCGACGTGACCCACCTGACCGACGACACGGTAGCCATCACTCTGCACGTCCCGCCCCCGCTCGCCGATACCTTCGCTCTCCGGGCGGGACAGCATGTGACCGTCCGCCAGGTGCTCAACGGGCGGGAACTGCGACGCAGTTACTCGGTGTGCCTGCCGCCCCGGTGGCGTTCCGGTCTGCGCCTGGTGGTCAAGCGCCTGGGGCCCGGCGGCTTCGCGGAGTACGCCACAACCGCGCTGACCGTGGGGGACATTCTCGAACTCGGACCACCCACAGGCGAGTTCCGGCTGGCGGAGCGGCCGGGAGCGCACCATGTGCTGATCGCGGGCGGGAGCGGAATCACTCCGCTGCTCACCATGGCGGCGGAAGCCCTTCGGGAGGACGCGGCCTGCCGGGTCTCCCTGATCTGTGCCAACCGGGACTCCGGCTCGGTGCTGCTCGCGGACGAACTGGCCGACCTCAAGGACGCGTACACCGAACGGTTCTTCGCGCTGCATGTGCTCTCCCGGGAGACGCGGGAGTCCGCACTGCTCTCCGGGCACCTTGACGCCGACCGGCTGCCCAGGCTGCTGGCGCTCCTGGGTGCCGAGCCAGGTGGGGAGGCGTACTTTTACCTGTGCGGGCCCTGGGCGTTGGTCGACTCGGCCCGTCGCACGCTCACCGAGTGGTGCAACGAGCCGGACCGGGTGCGCCTTGAGCTGTTCACCACGGGCGAGCAAGCCCACGACCGGGCCGTGCCCCCGGACCGGGCCCGGTCCGGCCGGATCACCGCGCGGCTCGGCGGTCGGACGACTGTGACCGCCATGGCGGCCGAGGACCGTGTGCTGCTCGATGCGGTACTGCGGGCCCGGCCCGAGACCCCGTACTCCTGCCGCGACGGTCTGTGCGGTTCCTGCCGCGCCAGGGTGACCACGGGCCGGGTCACCCTGGGCCGCCAGTACGCGCTCGGTGCGGCGGAGCTGGCGGCGGGCTACACCCTGGCCTGCCGTGCGCAGCCCGCCTCGGACGAGGTCGCTCTCGACTTCGACGTCTGAACCGCGTCCGCACTCCTACCCGCGCCCCGCGTTCCCCGTGACGTACCCGAACGAGGGGGAATTCCCATGCCGAACCGCACTCCCGAACCCACCACCCTGCCGGAAGACGACACCCTCCTGCCGTTCGAGGGACCGTCCCCCTACGAGGACTACATCCACGCCTCCGTGCTGTCCTCTCTGCAACAGCCCCTGACCGCTGCACCCGAGGAGATGCCGTTCCTGGTCCATGACTCATGGACACCGATAGCAGAACTGACGCCTCTCCAGTTCAAGGGCTTCCGGGCCGTGTTCGGGCGGGCATCCGGATTCCAGTCGGTGATGTACCGGCACCTGGAGTTCCTGCTCGGCGACAAGTCCGAGGCGATGACCCGCCCGCACCGCGGCCCCCGGCGGTCCACGCGGAGCTGTGCGAGTCCCTGGCCCGACCGTCGCTCTACGACGAGGCGTTGGGCCACCTGCACCGCCAGGGCCTCCCCGTCCCCGCACACGTCCTGGAACACCCTGCGGCCACGCCGTACGAACCCGACCCCGACGTCGAGGACACCTGGCGGCGGATCTACTCCGGTCCCCGACACAACCCGTTGGTGGCTCTGGGCGAAGCCCTCCCTCCCGTCAGGCGCCGTTGAAGGTCGACCGGGCGCTGTCGAGGGTGGCGTCCATGCGGGCTACCTGGCCCCGGGTGAACATGAACATGGACTTGTCGTCGGTGTAGTCCATGTAGTTGACGAACATGTCGCCGTCCGGCCCGTTGCTGCAAGACAGCCGAGGGAAGGTCGGGGTCTGAAAGTTGGGACCGCCGGAGTTCGGGGTGTCTTCGACGAGGTCGCTGCCGTTGCAGCCGTTGTCGTCGTCGCCCCAGATGTGCAGCAGGTTGAGCCAGTGCCCCACCTCGTGGGTAGTCGTGCGCCCACCGTTGAAGGGAGCGGAGGCGGTGCCGGTCGTACCGAAGAACCGGTGGCCGATGACCACCCCGTCCGTCTCCGCGGGACCACCCGGGAACTGGGCATAGCCGAGTATCTCGTTGGGGTCGTTGGGGCCGAAGATGCGCGGACATACCCAGAGGTTGAGGTAGCGGTTCCGGTTCGCGGCGTTGCCGGGTCTTCGGCCATCAGCAGATGGTGCACCGGCATCGTGCCGCAGCCTCGGTGGGCAGGAGCAGTGGCCGCATCAATCTCGGACAGCTCATACCTCCAGGTGCGCGCGGGCAAGGGCGGTGAGGACGCTGCGAGTCGGGTGGGGGATCGGCGCATCCCGACTCCCTTGATTGCCAGGAGGTTTCCGTCGACCAGTGGTTTCTGGCACGTCCCGGTGTCCTTCCTTGGGCTTGAGACAATCGGCAGGACCGTACGAACGAATACAGGGGTGGAGATCATGGTC is part of the Streptomyces platensis genome and harbors:
- the paaC gene encoding 1,2-phenylacetyl-CoA epoxidase subunit PaaC, yielding MPVDLDPDGAEYALRLGDDALVLCQRLCAWVTHAPTIEEDLALSNIALDLLGHARVLLARSGRLDGSGRSDDDLAYRRSERTFRNALLLELPNGDFGMTIARQLVYAVYAGLLYTDLTRSHDTELAGFAGRAAKEVEYHRLHAARWAVLLGRGTAESRRRMQAGVALVWPYAAELFEPDELTQRLAANGTCVSPARLREPWETDVAAVLAEAGLDVPTPSWRATGGRSGLHTEALGPLLAEFRSVYHQYPGGTW
- a CDS encoding M43 family zinc metalloprotease: MRHDAGAPSADGRRPGNAANRNRYLNLWVCPRIFGPNDPNEILGYAQFPGGPAETDGVVIGHRFFGTTGTASAPFNGGRTTTHEVGHWLNLLHIWGDDDNGCNGSDLVEDTPNSGGPNFQTPTFPRLSCSNGPDGDMFVNYMDYTDDKSMFMFTRGQVARMDATLDSARSTFNGA
- a CDS encoding acyl carrier protein, which translates into the protein MSTVREMLVELTGTREFADVLGEDTDLSASGIDSGDLVRLVLLIEQHTGVEVTGKDMEGLTTLGDYERFVAERGGTSPGGS
- the paaA gene encoding 1,2-phenylacetyl-CoA epoxidase subunit PaaA, giving the protein MHGPSEDDLHAHFEALLAAGRQIEPRDWMPDGYRRMVLRQIAQHSHSEIIGMQPEGAWLTRAPSLHRKASLLAKVQDEAGHGLYLYAAAETLGADRANLLDALHRGHQRYAATFNHPALTWADTGAIAWLTDGAAVVNQAPLCHTSYGPYARAMRRVCQEEAFHVRQGYDVLWSLCQGTPEQKEMAQDAVNRWWLPAVALMFGPPDTAAGGADARTAAMGAAVSRRSMAWGIKQHTNDELRQRFVDNCVPQAERLGVTLPDPAIRWNEERGHYDFSAVDWQQFRDELADDSACARQRLAHRVAAHENGAWVREAVDAYAAYSAAHRAREETP
- the paaD gene encoding 1,2-phenylacetyl-CoA epoxidase subunit PaaD, which translates into the protein MVSAAPVPGTEEILARVGAVPDPELPMITLADLGVIRAVETAADGAVEVIVTPTFLGCPAMPVIVAGIRDVLAECGHPEGRVRQVLSPAWTTDWIGAEGRRKLAEHGIAPPGESGAPLPVRLGLGVPCPSCGSHATRPQSPFGATRCQSVLVCTACRESFAHFKAV
- the paaB gene encoding 1,2-phenylacetyl-CoA epoxidase subunit PaaB, encoding MSERPAHVRTPWEVFLRPRRGLAHQHVGSVHGADADMALANARDLYTRRGEPVSLWVVRSDAVRASSPDEKDPLFAGASGKPYRYPEYYVPLNEGENHAG
- a CDS encoding 2Fe-2S iron-sulfur cluster-binding protein; this translates as MTDVKRRAAGWYRLPVADVTHLTDDTVAITLHVPPPLADTFALRAGQHVTVRQVLNGRELRRSYSVCLPPRWRSGLRLVVKRLGPGGFAEYATTALTVGDILELGPPTGEFRLAERPGAHHVLIAGGSGITPLLTMAAEALREDAACRVSLICANRDSGSVLLADELADLKDAYTERFFALHVLSRETRESALLSGHLDADRLPRLLALLGAEPGGEAYFYLCGPWALVDSARRTLTEWCNEPDRVRLELFTTGEQAHDRAVPPDRARSGRITARLGGRTTVTAMAAEDRVLLDAVLRARPETPYSCRDGLCGSCRARVTTGRVTLGRQYALGAAELAAGYTLACRAQPASDEVALDFDV